One segment of Anopheles stephensi strain Indian chromosome 3, UCI_ANSTEP_V1.0, whole genome shotgun sequence DNA contains the following:
- the LOC118511353 gene encoding uncharacterized protein LOC118511353: MANKLITSQCIRFGAIAMVLCALLTITPCSARPAIEGDESADGKIVNQSANINLPRSSILDNIFNIPIQTLKAVNDLVQSIAGNLQQAGSGTYFRARSTSNVRNINVNVDDEENETDEGKKKTEKN; this comes from the exons atggcCAACAAA CTTATCACCAGCCAGTGCATCCGATTCGGAGCCATCGCGATGGTACTTTGTGCATTGCTCACCATCACACCCTGCAGCGCCCGTCCCGCCATCGAAGGGGACGAGTCG GCTGACGGTAAAATTGTCAATCAGAGTGCAAACATCAACCTGCCCCGGTCGAGCATACTGGACAACATATTCAAC ATCCCAATCCAAACGCTGAAGGCCGTTAACGATCTGGTGCAGAGCATTGCCGGAAATTTGCAGCAAGCCGGTTCCGGCACCTACTTCCGGGCACGGTCCACCAGCAACGTGCGCAACATAAACGTCAACGTGGACGACGAGGAGAACGAAACCGAcgaagggaagaagaagaccgagaagaactaa